A genomic segment from Malus domestica chromosome 05, GDT2T_hap1 encodes:
- the LOC103434755 gene encoding polyphenol oxidase latent form, chloroplastic, which produces MASASSPATATTTTMGTYSSLIISTNSFSAFLPNKSQLSFSGKSKHYIARRSSISCKATNPNYNNEQDQQQSSNLLGKLDRRNVLIGLGGLYGATTLAPKPLAFANPLAPPDLTKCKPAEITTGGETVECCPPVSTKIKTFTPDRSIPLRTRPAAHLVTDEYLAKFKKAQALMRALPEDDPRSMVQQAKVHCAYCNGAYPQVGFPDIDIQIHFSWLFFPFHRMYLYFYERILGKLIDDPTFALPYWNWDSPDGFPIPDIYTDTTSPLYDQYRNADHQPPVLVDLSYGGTDDDVDDQTRIDENLAIMYRQMVSGAKTPHLFFGHEYRAGDTTTGTYAGTIENSPHNNIHLWCGDPNQTHQEDMGNFYSAGRDPLFYAHHCNVDRMWNVWKTLGGKRKDPTDTDWLDAEFLFYDENAELVSCKVRDSLKPEKDLRYTYEPVSVPWLFTKPTARKPKSKTKAKVGATQLTTKFPATFDSKTTVEVARPKPRKRTKKEKIDEEEVLIIKDIEFESNEAVKFDVFINDDAESLSRKDKSEFAGSFVHVPHNQKTGTKKKTNLKLGITDLLEDLGVEDDSSVLVTLVPRVSNSPITIGGFKIEYSS; this is translated from the exons ATGGCTTCTGCATCCTCTCCCGCTACtgctaccaccaccaccatgggCACTTACTCTTCTTTGATCATCTCCACCAATTCCTTCTCTGCCTTCCTCCCAAACAAATCCCAACTTTCCTTCTCTGGAAAAAGCAAGCACTACATTGCACGTAGATCATCAATCTCTTGCAAAGCCACAAACCCTAATTATAATAATGAGCAAGATCAACAACAATCTTCTAATTTGTTGGGAAAATTGGACAGGAGAAATGTCCTAATTGGCCTGGGCGGCCTCTACGGGGCCACCACCCTCGCCCCAAAGCCGTTGGCCTTTGCCAACCCGCTGGCTCCACCCGACCTAACCAAATGTAAGCCGGCCGAAATCACCACCGGAGGTGAAACTGTGGAATGCTGTCCACCGGTCTCCACAAAGATCAAAACCTTCACTCCGGATCGGTCTATCCCACTGCGGACGAGGCCTGCCGCCCATTTGGTCACGGACGAGTACTTGGCCAAGTTCAAGAAAGCTCAAGCCCTCATGCGTGCCTTACCCGAAGACGACCCGCGTAGCATGGTTCAACAAGCTAAAGTTCACTGTGCCTACTGCAATGGTGCTTATCCACAAGTAGGGTTTCCGGACATTGACATCCAAATCCACTTCTCCTggcttttctttcctttccaccGCATGTACTTGTATTTCTACGAGAGAATCCTTGGCAAGCTCATTGATGACCCAACTTTCGCTCTCCCATACTGGAATTGGGACTCTCCTGACG GTTTTCCAATTCCCGACATTTACACAGATACAACTTCCCCACTCTATGATCAGTACCGAAACGCCGACCACCAGCCCCCCGTGCTGGTGGATCTCAGCTACGGTGGAACCGATGATGACGTGGACGACCAGACAAGAATAGATGAGAATCTAGCCATCATGTACCGGCAAATGGTTTCCGGTGCCAAAACTCCCCATCTATTTTTCGGCCATGAGTACCGGGCAGGAGACACAACAACAGGGACTTACGCCGGCACCATTGAGAACAGTCCTCATAATAACATCCATCTCTGGTGCGGTGACCCGAACCAGACCCACCAAGAAGACATGGGTAACTTCTACTCCGCCGGTCGGGATCCCCTGTTTTACGCCCACCATTGCAACGTGGACCGCATGTGGAACGTTTGGAAAACCCTCGGAGGCAAGCGCAAGGACCCCACCGACACCGATTGGCTTGACGCTGAGTTTCTGTTCTACGATGAAAACGCCGAGCTTGTGAGCTGTAAAGTTCGGGACAGCCTCAAACCTGAGAAAGATCTTCGTTATACTTACGAGCCTGTTAGTGTTCCGTGGCTGTTCACCAAGCCAACCGCTCGTAAGCCAAAGAGCAAGACAAAAGCCAAGGTGGGGGCTACCCAGCTGACGACAAAGTTCCCGGCCACGTTTGATTCGAAGACGACGGTGGAGGTGGCGAGGCCGAAGCCGCGGAAGAGGACCAAGAAGGAGAAGATCGACGAGGAGGAGGTGCTGATCATTAAGGACATCGAATTCGAGAGCAACGAGGCGGTGAAGTTCGATGTGTTTATTAATGATGATGCTGAGTCGCTCAGTAGGAAGGACAAATCCGAGTTTGCTGGGAGTTTTGTGCACGTGCCGCATAACCAGAAGACTGGGACGAAGAAAAAGACGAACTTAAAACTGGGGATCACGGACTTGTTGGAGGATTTGGGTGTGGAGGATGATAGCAGTGTGCTGGTGACGTTGGTGCCTAGGGTTTCGAACTCGCCTATCACCATTGGTGGGTTTAAGATCGAGTATTCTTCTTGA
- the LOC103434754 gene encoding polyphenol oxidase latent form, chloroplastic, with translation MTSSPLPPTSTMAALHSTTTTTLFRSPLFPNKSQTPLQRKPKQCLAGRVRCKATKGDNDNLDQGLARLDRRNMLIGLGTGGLYSAAGNSFAFAAPVSAPDLTTCGPADKPDGSTIDCCPPITTTIIDFKLPDRGPLRTRIAAQDVAKNPAYLAKYKKAIELMRALPDDDPRSLVQQAKVHCSYCDGGYPQVGYSDLEIQVHFCWLFFPFHRWYLYFYEKIMGELIGDPTFALPFWNWDAPAGMYIPEIFTDTSSSLYDQNRNTAHQPPKLLDLNYGGTDDDVDDATRIKENLTTMYQQMVSKATSHRLFYGEPYSAGDEPDPGAGNIETTPHNNIHLWVGDPTQTNGEDMGTFYSAGRDPLFYSHHSNVDRMWSIYKDKLGGTDIENTDWLDAEFLFYDEKKNLVRVKVRDSLDTKKLGYVYDEKVPIPWLKSKPTARKSTNKRKATVSSSDLTTTFPATLSDTISVEVTRPSATKRTAAQKKAHDEVLVIKGIEFAGNEPVKFDVYVNDDAESLAGKDKSEFAGSFVHVPHKHKKNIKTNLRLSIMSLLEELDAETDSSLVVTLVPKVGKGPITIGGFSIELINTT, from the coding sequence ATGACTTCATCTCCCTTACCACCAACTTCTACAATGGCCGCCCTGCactccaccaccacaaccacccTCTTCCGCTCTCCTTTATTCCCAAACAAGTCCCAGACTCCACTGCAACGAAAACCCAAACAATGCCTTGCGGGCAGAGTGCGCTGCAAAGCAACAAAAGGTGACAATGATAACCTAGACCAGGGCTTAGCAAGACTCGACAGGAGGAACATGCTGATAGGTTTAGGCACTGGGGGTCTCTACAGTGCGGCAGGAAACTCATTTGCTTTTGCAGCACCGGTATCCGCCCCAGACCTGACCACATGTGGCCCTGCCGACAAGCCAGACGGGTCCACCATCGATTGTTGCCCACCCATCACGACCACCATCATCGACTTCAAACTCCCCGACCGAGGCCCACTCCGCACAAGGATCGCTGCCCAGGACGTTGCAAAAAACCCTGCATACTTGGCTAAATACAAAAAGGCCATCGAGCTGATGCGGGCACTTCCAGATGACGACCCGCGCAGTCTCGTCCAACAGGCCAAAGTCCATTGCTCCTACTGCGACGGTGGATACCCACAAGTCGGATATTCAGATTTGGAGATCCAAGTTCACTTCTGTTGGCTATTCTTCCCGTTCCATCGTTGGTACCTCTACTTCTACGAGAAAATCATGGGCGAGCTCATTGGGGACCCAACCTTCGCCCTCCCCTTCTGGAACTGGGACGCGCCAGCTGGCATGTACATTCCTGAGATTTTCACCGATACGTCGTCATCCCTCTACGACCAGAACAGAAATACAGCGCATCAGCCCCCGAAGCTCCTGGACTTGAATTATGGCGGGACCGACGATGACGTCGACGACGCGACACGAATCAAAGAGAACCTAACAACGATGTACCAGCAGATGGTGTCGAAGGCCACTTCTCACAGACTATTCTACGGAGAGCCCTATAGCGCAGGGGACGAACCAGATCCTGGCGCCGGAAACATTGAGACCACTCCCCATAACAATATTCACCTTTGGGTTGGCGACCCAACCCAGACAAACGGGGAGGACATGGGGACCTTTTACTCTGCGGGGAGGGATCCGCTGTTTTACTCTCACCATTCCAACGTGGACCGCATGTGGTCTATATATAAAGATAAGTTGGGAGGTACGGACATAGAAAATACCGACTGGCTGGACGCAGAGTTCTTATTCTACGACGAGAAAAAGAATCTCGTGCGCGTCAAGGTTCGGGACTCGCTCGACACTAAAAAACTCGGGTACGTGTACGACGAGAAAGTCCCAATCCCATGGCTGAAGTCGAAGCCGACGGCTCGTAAGTCGACGAATAAGAGAAAGGCCACAGTTTCATCTTCTGATCTTACTACAACGTTCCCTGCTACATTGTCGGATACAATCAGCGTCGAGGTGACAAGGCCGTCTGCGACGAAGCGGACAGCTGCCCAGAAGAAGGCACATGACGAGGTGCTGGTGATTAAGGGGATTGAGTTTGCCGGGAATGAGCCTGTGAAGTTCGACGTGTATGTGAACGATGACGCGGAATCGCTGGCTGGGAAAGACAAGTCGGAGTTTGCTGGGAGTTTTGTTCACGTGCCGCataagcataagaaaaatattaagaCGAACCTGCGACTGAGCATTATGAGCTTGTTGGAGGAGTTGGATGCGGAGACAGACAGCAGTTTGGTGGTGACTTTGGTGCCGAAAGTTGGGAAGGGGCCAATCACCATCGGAGGGTTTAGCATTGAGCTCATTAATACTACCTAA